The following DNA comes from Cyanobacterium sp. T60_A2020_053.
AAAGTAATCTTTTAAATGAGATACTTAAGAGAATCTCTTGATGATATAGTAAAATGCCTAACCATAAGGTATGAGCTGCTGGCCTTAGGCAAGTTAACAAAAAATAAAAGGTTTGAGATTTTTCTTTATCCCTCACAATAACAGAATATCTTTATTTATGAGCAAATCAGGAGGAGGAGTGCCTAACAAAAAATATTAGGAAAAGTTTATGAAAAATTCAAGATACTCGGTATTGGACTGCGAAAATTAACAAAATCGTAACAAATATTAGTATAAAAATATCATAATTATAATTGTGAAGGTGAGGTTTTAAATGAGACAAAAAAATAACACGAAATTCTCACTTATGTGAAAAACTGGAAATTACTCTACACTAATGATTTTATATAAACTATTTATTAGATGCCTTCTCTTTCTGTTCAATTTATTTGAGACGTTTTTCAAGATCAATTTTTAACTGCGCTTTTTTTTGCTTCTATCCCTCATCTTTCACTTTCTGATCAATTACCTTTATTAGATATAGTTTTAGCCATTATTCAATTCTGATAATTTATTTTGATTAAAAAGTTTCAAAATGATTTGTTAATCAAAGCTTTGTAATCTAAGAACGGTAAATTTTTTTTAGACAGTGAAAAAAGAAGGATAAAACCTCATCTGTCAATTTGCCTTCACCATTAGACATCTCCAATAATTATTTTAGTAATCAATTTGAGTATCATTTTTATAAATTATTAACATTTTATACATGATCCCTGTTTATAAACTATAATTTCTGGAGAAGTCTATTGCACTTTTTCTGCAGACCCTAAATAGGTTTAGCTTTCTTGACTAAATTGTTCTATGGCTTCCATGACATGGGTTGCATACATTAGAGATGGGCCACCTCCCATGAATACTGTGACCCCTAGCATTTCGACGATTTCTTCTTTACTTGCACCAGCTTTTAAGGCTGCTTGGGTATGAAAAGCAATACAACCGTCGCAACGGGTAGAAACAGCAATAGCCAAGGCAATTAATTCTTTTACTTTCCCTGATAAGGCATTAGACTCTGAAGCACTTTTACTCAAAGCATAAAAAGACTTCATGACATCGGGTAATTCTTCACTTAATTGTCGAGTGTATTTTTTGATGTGGCGAGTTTGTTCGGGATATGGTTCATTGTAAAATTGAGACATGATAAATAATCTTTGTTATTTGTAACATTTTCAATTTTAATTCTAAAAACAAATACTGCATAAATTAATTAACTGATGTTACACAGTCAAACGAGATATTAATAGTCTGAGAGATTAATTGCGAAAGAAACATTGGTACTTTAAGATTTATTGCGGCTAATGTCAGTTAATTAAAAAATAGTTAGGGTTTGCTGAATAAATCAAAAGCTGATAACAAACATTGTTTAATCGACTGAAAATTGCATACTAAGGTTAAAATTTAAGAGTTATTTGGGGAAAATTATGATGAATAGTCCAACACCTTCAGAAATACAAGAAAAATTATCTGGCTTGATGCTGATGAGATTTAAAATTTCTCCCAGTCAATCTTTAGATATGGTTCAACAATGGTTAAATAGTCATCAAGATGAAGATATATTTTTCCTTTTTCAGTGTTTTAAAAATCAGTTAGTGCGCATTGAGGAGAATACCATTATTGATTTATATGCCCTCAATATTACGAAATTAGTTAACGATATGCGTCTGAGTGATGGGGGGTTAGAAATTAAAAATCGCCATTATCGTTTAGTTACTTACGATCAATGTTTTATTGGCAGTGAGGCGGTAAAATGGATGCAAAATCGTTATGGTATTTCCAAAGCGGAAGCCATTAATATTGGACAACAGTTAATTGATGCTAAAATTATTCATCATGTCACCGATAATCATAACTTTAAAGATGGTGATCTTTTTTATCGGTTTTATGTTGACGAATAAAATAAGTATTTGATGAATAGATTTATGACAGCAGAACATCTAAGTTTGTGGGAAAAAATAACCGAAACTACCCAAAGGGCTTTATTAACAAAAGCCCTTCATCCTATACCTACTAATTATGAAATTATCAATCAAAATAATCTTACTTTTATTGTGAGAATTTTAGAAAATATTGCTCGAAAAGAAAACGCTAAAAAAGTACAAAATAAGATTCAAAAAACAACTAAATATAATCCGTTTTTACCTTACGAAAAAAATCTTTATGTTAATGATTTGGGTACAAATCATGTCTGTATTTTAAATAAATATAATGTAGTTAATAATCATGTTTTAATAATTACTCGACATTTCGAGCCTCAAGAAAAGTTATTGAATTTAGCTGATTTACACGCTTTTTGGCTAGTTTTAAAACAGGTTTCAGGTTTAGGTTTTTATAACGCTGGGAAGTGCGCTGGTGCTTCTCAACCTCATAAACATTTACAAGTCGTGCCTTATCCTTTGGTGTCAGAATTAACGACTATTCCTATGGATAATTTAGTTTTAAGTTATCAAAATAAAGTTAAGACTAATCAGATATTTTCGATTGATGAATTATCTTATCAACAATGTAGCGCCCTCCTCACCACTCATGATAAATCTGCGTTGGAGTGCGCTAAACTCACTTGGGATTTATACCAGCAAATGTTGAATTATTTAAAATTAACAAAAAATCATAATAATTGCCTTGATAATTACAATTTATTAATTACTGAAAATTGGTTAATGATTATTCCTCGTAGGCAACCAGAATATAACTCTATTTCTATTAATTCCTTGGGTTTTGCGGGCGCTTTATTAGTCAAAAATCAGGCACAATTACAATTATTAAAAGAATACCAACCTTTAAAAATACTACAGGAAGTTGGAATTTCTAAATAGGGTTTGAGATTCTTCGCTATAAGACAAAGAAGATTGATTATTAGACGGTGAAGGGCGCCCTTGGCGATACCTCAGCGCCCCTAACCCCAGAATAGTGATGATCAAAAGGGCTAACCAAAAATATTGATGATGAATTAAATTAGCAGAAATTGATAGAGACTTTTTGCTGGGTTGGGGTAAATTAGGAATAATGGAAGTAAGATACTCCCAAGTTAAATTTTTGATCGGTGGAGCATCCTTAACGGGAGTTACACCACAACGAACTAAGGCAATGGTAATATTATCATGACCATTTTTTTCTAAGGCTAAATTCAACAAACTTTGTAAACCTTCCTCAAGGGTAATGTCACCCCTTAAAATTGGTAACATTTCTTTTTGCCAATATTGTTCTACTCTTTCATAATCCGATAAACCATCCGAACATAACAGAAAAATACAATCCTCATTCATAATCAAACGCTTAATATGAGGACGAATGCGACTAGCATAATCAGTACCTAAAGCCTGAATTAAAGCGCCCGTTTGGGGTGTAGCTATTGCCTCTCGATATAAACTATAACCCAAGCGCACTTCCCGAGATGCCAAATCGTCATCCACCGTTACCTGATGACAGCCGGAAGAATTACTAATTAAATATATTCTTGAATCCCCCACATGAGCTAGATAAATTTCATGATCTATAGCCATAGTTAATACTACCGTAGTACCCATACGATCCCGTTCTTTACTATTATTAGCATTATTAATTTTGGCAATACGATTGTTTGCCTTTGATAACGCCATAACAATTTTTCTTTTATCGATTAAAGGTGTCCAATTTTGGTTATGTAAGGTTTCTTTTAACTTTTTTTCGTAGGCTTTATTTAATTCTTGTTCTAAAGTGTCAATGGCTAAACGAGAAGCTATTTCTCCTCCTTTTTGTCCCCCCAAACCATCGCAAACAATGGTTAAACTATTGATTCCAGCACCACTTTCTTTTATTATATCTGGTTGTGGATAACAAGCATCTTCATTTTTCTCTCTTTTTTTACCAGCATTAGTTGTAGCAATTATTTCGTATTTATGGATATAATTATTATTACTAATAATATGTATAATTTGGTCAAAAATACTAATAACTTGTTCTGGTTTTGTTAATAAACCTTGTTCTAAACTAAGAATAATTTTATTAATAATTTCTTTAAGTATTGGATTTATTTTAGGTAATAGGGTATGCCATAAACTAGCTAAATTTCCCAGATTAAAAAGAAAATCTTGATCTGATTTTAGTTCAATTAACTTGACAAAATTACCACTTACTGCTAGATTGTTTATATCTAATAAGCTAGATAACATCTGCTGTTTACTGAGGGGATGCCAAAGATGAATCATTTGCCATAGCAAATTAACTTGTGTAAAGGGAGAAGCCTTTGACCAAATTTCTAAAAAAGAACAAAAAAGCTCTTCATAAATAGGTTTTCCTGTGTTTTCATCCAGCATAATCCCCTCATATTCCAATAACCAAATTACTTGCCCTTCTTCTTCAATTCCTGCGTAAACTTGCGGTGTGTGGAGACGATAAGAAAAAAGTTTTAGGTAGGAAACGATGTCATCTGATAAGTCGGAGGGCGCTGGGGGGGTTAAGTGGGGTTGAGTATCTAAAACAATTTTGCCTTGATGGGGTGAAAAGCGCCCTCCGCCCAGTGCTTTATTTTGGGGAAAAGGAGAAAAATCTCCTAATACTCTTAAATATCGCTTAATAACAGGAGTTTGACAATTAGAACAATACATTTCACTGACGGGATTGAGGGTGTCGCATTGGGGGTTAATACAGTGAATGTTAGTCATAATTCAATATTGCCGTTAATCCTGTCAAAAATTAATTATCAATGTCCATGATACTTTTTTATTATGATATATCCTACCGCCCAACTCAGAAAAATTATTTAATCTTGATATAACCTGAGTTCGAGATAAAATTTTCGGTGGTGCAAAGGTGTCAGGTATTAGGTGTTAGGTATTAGGTGAAAGAATTGACAAAAAATATGTCTTAATTGATTTTTTAGGTTCAATTTTTGATCGAATCAGATCATCTTCTGAAAATTACACCTAAAACCTGCAAACTGAAGCACTTGTAAAATTAACTTTTCATCAGTTAAATAAACATTAGATAAACCAAAAACTGTTCTAAAAACCTGACAAATTTCTAAAGGTTGAAACTTATAAGCAAAACGCAATACCCATTCAGTTTCCAAGATTACAGTATCAGCAATAAAGATATTTTCATGGTCA
Coding sequences within:
- a CDS encoding carboxymuconolactone decarboxylase family protein, giving the protein MKSFYALSKSASESNALSGKVKELIALAIAVSTRCDGCIAFHTQAALKAGASKEEIVEMLGVTVFMGGGPSLMYATHVMEAIEQFSQES
- a CDS encoding phosphorylase; translation: MTAEHLSLWEKITETTQRALLTKALHPIPTNYEIINQNNLTFIVRILENIARKENAKKVQNKIQKTTKYNPFLPYEKNLYVNDLGTNHVCILNKYNVVNNHVLIITRHFEPQEKLLNLADLHAFWLVLKQVSGLGFYNAGKCAGASQPHKHLQVVPYPLVSELTTIPMDNLVLSYQNKVKTNQIFSIDELSYQQCSALLTTHDKSALECAKLTWDLYQQMLNYLKLTKNHNNCLDNYNLLITENWLMIIPRRQPEYNSISINSLGFAGALLVKNQAQLQLLKEYQPLKILQEVGISK
- a CDS encoding type II toxin-antitoxin system VapC family toxin, whose product is MIAVDTNILVRLITQDDEIQYQQSLKLFDHENIFIADTVILETEWVLRFAYKFQPLEICQVFRTVFGLSNVYLTDEKLILQVLQFAGFRCNFQKMI
- a CDS encoding protein phosphatase 2C domain-containing protein, producing MTNIHCINPQCDTLNPVSEMYCSNCQTPVIKRYLRVLGDFSPFPQNKALGGGRFSPHQGKIVLDTQPHLTPPAPSDLSDDIVSYLKLFSYRLHTPQVYAGIEEEGQVIWLLEYEGIMLDENTGKPIYEELFCSFLEIWSKASPFTQVNLLWQMIHLWHPLSKQQMLSSLLDINNLAVSGNFVKLIELKSDQDFLFNLGNLASLWHTLLPKINPILKEIINKIILSLEQGLLTKPEQVISIFDQIIHIISNNNYIHKYEIIATTNAGKKREKNEDACYPQPDIIKESGAGINSLTIVCDGLGGQKGGEIASRLAIDTLEQELNKAYEKKLKETLHNQNWTPLIDKRKIVMALSKANNRIAKINNANNSKERDRMGTTVVLTMAIDHEIYLAHVGDSRIYLISNSSGCHQVTVDDDLASREVRLGYSLYREAIATPQTGALIQALGTDYASRIRPHIKRLIMNEDCIFLLCSDGLSDYERVEQYWQKEMLPILRGDITLEEGLQSLLNLALEKNGHDNITIALVRCGVTPVKDAPPIKNLTWEYLTSIIPNLPQPSKKSLSISANLIHHQYFWLALLIITILGLGALRYRQGRPSPSNNQSSLSYSEESQTLFRNSNFL